The sequence below is a genomic window from Aspergillus nidulans FGSC A4 chromosome V.
AAAGCGCCGCCATAATGTTCCAACCCGGATATGATCAGCGGGAAGCTCCCAAGGATCAGTCCTGCAACCTCGATGCCGGTAACCATCCCGCTACACAAAGTACTTCGCTTTCGTGGTGAAAAACAACGACATAAACAGAGGGGAGGATAGTGGAGCGGctcaaggacaagaaggGATGCCAAATCTGACGCCGAGCCTTTCGCTGAACACCACctcccagcgccagcccGTGATGATAGCGTTCAGCTTCGTTGGTTGGATGCGTGATGGTCTGATCCTACAAGGCTGGCTGTTTAGTGTCGAGCTTCTCTGAGCCCCATGTGCACCCCTCAATCTCAGCCGTGTAACTCACTGGTTACACGTGTCAAGTGCTTTGAAGACGGTCAGTTTCTGAGGGAGGGGTAAGCCCAAATAATAATGATTGCTTTTCCGTGTTCCATCAAATGTTTCCATGCTCGATCTTTCTGAGACACAGCATCCGCTTCCCACCTTGAATCACATTTTCTATTGAGCACTACCCCTATGAATTTCAAATATCTCTTTGGATATTCAGGCCAGGCCTCTGGAAACGCCTCGTGGGAAGCTAAAGCCAGCGCCAAACGAGCAGACACCCTCGCCAAGATTCCCGCAGAATGGCTTTTGCCCAAGGAGGATCTCGACAAGGCTGCGAATGAGCGGAATCTTACGGGGCCGTTTATCAACCAATATCTTTCCCCCGATGACATCGCCATCGTGGAACAGGGCAGTGTGCCTCTAGTTGAGAAAATGAGCGCGGGAAAACTCAGTGCGGTCCAGGTTACTCGGGCTTTCTGCAAGACAGCAGCAATTGCACATCAGATTGTGGGCATTTCTCTCTGTACCCCGGCCCAGCTCGAGGGGCTTTTCTCCCAGAGCCAGTCTTCTCATCATGCTTACGATGATAGAACAACTGCTTGCACGAGGTTTTCTTTGACCAAGCACTCGAGAGGGCGCAGGAGCTGGACAATCATCTCACGAGCCATGGGAGCGTGCTGGGGCCCCTACATGGATTACCCATTAGCTTAAAAGATCAGTTTCACGTAAAAGGCAATGCGACAAGCATGGGCTATATTGGCTGGATTGACACCTACGAGGGCAACCCGGACCCAAACCTCGTCTTCAACGTAAACAGCCAGGTTGTGACGGAACTTCTCGCTCTTGGTGCTGTCCTCTATTGCAAggtcagcagcaacatgaacctgaacctgaacGAATGCGCCTACTGACAAGAATGCGTGCCAGACCAGCCTTCCTCAAACTCTGCTGGTGAGCCAATTTCTCCTCTAGACGTCATGGATGCCTCGTGAGAACCCAACCAACTTCTCTCGCAGTTCGGCGAAACTGTGAACAACATAATCGGCCGCACGTTGAACCCCATCAACCAGAATCTCTCATGTGGAGGCTCATCTGGAGGTGAGTTTGAATGATTTTCCCTGACACCCACTATTCTTACATGCGTCCAGGCGAAGGGGCGTTATCAGCCTTGCACGGTAGCTCTGTCGGCCTAGGCACAGACATAGGTAACTTTTCACTGTCAAGCAGCCTAGTACCTTATCATGAGAGTTAGAGAACTAATAACTACAGGTGGTTCTGTGCGCATTCCGGCCGGTTTCTGTGGGATATTCTCGCTCAAACCAACCCACAACCGCCTTTCCTACCGGGACGTGGCCAACGTTGTAAGTTAACCTCTTGCCTAGTCAAAGGagagcaagcaagcagaagagccaTATTGATCAAACCACTAGATTCCCGGGCAAACGACCTATGCGTCTTCTGTCGGGGTACTGGGTAACACGATTGAAGCCATACATCTAGTCCTCAGCTCGCTCATCTCGACTGAGCCCTGGCTCCGAGACCCGAATGTTGCCTCTCTCCCGTGGCGCCAGAACATAGCAGATGAGACCCTCTCCCGAGCAGGCAAAGGAGGCCAATGCACTTCTGCTGGAGACAAGCAACCTCTAAAACTTGGGGTTCTCTGGACAGATGGAGTCGTGACCCCTCACCCGCCTGTGGCACGAGGCCTGCGTTTGACTGTCGACGCGGTGAAAAAAGCGGGCCACAGGGTACGCATTCAACTCGTCTCAGGGGGTTCTCGAAGAGAGCCAGTCTACATCTATATTCCGGATTACTGACAAAGTCCTTTCTCAGGTCGTAGACTGGACGCCCCCCTCCCAGGCAACGGCCAAAAGAGTCCATGTGAGCCCGCGCTCTTATCTCCCATTCACTGTCCCGGACAGCCTGAAGCACAAAAACAGCTAACCCGAGCATAAGGTCTCCTTTCTGAAAGCCGATGGCGGCCACGACATCAACCGCCAGCTCGATCTATCCGGGGAGCCATTGATCCCCCAACTCAGGGATTCATTCACTCTTCGAGATCCAATGTCTCTCCTCAAATACCAGGCCCTCACAATCGAGGGACGGGATTACGAAGCGGCTTATTCGGATTATTGGAACGAGACGGCCAATGCCGAAGACGGTATGCTCCTTTATCCATGCCGACCTTCCAAAGACTTCTGTAGATGGAGACCCACCAACATATCCGATACGATTCTCACTAGCCGGTTGCAGGACAGATAGTTGACGCCGTGATCATGCCCGTCGCACCACATGCAGCAGTCATACCAGGGAAATTTTATCATACAGGTAGACTACCCACTAGACGTCCCCTTCCTCCCGTCTTCCTTGCCTTGAACCCCCCAAGCGGGATGCGCGCGTGAGCAATTGGAGTGCTGTACAATTATTGACGAACCATATGGTCCTCGAGTAGCGTATACCGAGGCCATTAACTTGCTCGATTATAGCACTGTTGTCATACCCGTCACGAGAGCAGACAAGAACCAGGATCTAGCGGACCCGGACTATGCGCCGTTGAATGAACTTGACGCGAAGAATTGGGAGGCTTGTAAGTGTTCGCTATCGCGCGAGAGATTCGCAAGCCACCGCTGACACCTGGTACCTAGATGATGCGGATATCTACGATGGCGCCCCTGTCGGTGTGCAGATTGTCGCGAGAAAgtacgaagaggagaagatctGGGCGATTGGGAAGCTGGTTTACGActgccttcttcaacaggagGCTCAGTGAAAACACATACACTTCTATGGACGGTCAACTTTGTTCTACGTCTTGTTTAAGAGATAGGGTAATCATAGCAAAATACTACGAGTGGCATGCCTTACCTCATATGATAGACTAAGCGCGAGCcacaccagcaccaccaccatgTCCCTCTAGAATGCCAACAATATCCACCCAACCATGCTCCCTAGCAATCTCCAGTGCCGTTTTCTCCATCGGACTGCGCAGCTCCAAATTCGCCCCAGCCATAACGAGCAGTTTCACAACCTCAGCATGCCCGCCTTGACAGGCCACCATCAACGGCGTCCACCCGAGTGGATACGCCCTCTCAACCTCGGCAccggcaccagcaccagcaccaggaTCCCGCAGGTCTCGGTCCTCCCCTTCACGCTCTATAATCTTCCGCGCCCATTCCCCCTCCGCAGGCGCCCTCGCATCAACCAGCAGAATCCGCACAATCTCCACATGccccgccgcagccgcaagtAACAGCGGCGTCTCATCATGCTGCGACCCAACCACGACATCAGCGCCATAGCCCAGCAGGAGCCTCACGCCCATCTCATCGCCCTTATAGCAGCAATGCATAAGCGGCGTCCAATCATGGGATGACCGCGACTCCGGGTCCGCGCCGCAGCGCAAAAGCGACGCCATGATCTCCGTCTGGCCGTGCTGGGCCGCCTCAGCGAGGGCGGCCCAGTGGTCCGGCGAGACATGGTTGGCGTCTGCCCCGCGCGAGAGCAGGAGATCCACGATTGGCTGGTTGTTGTCCGTCACGGCGTGCATGAGCGTGGTCCAGCCTTTGTTGTCGACGGCGTCGATGTTGGCGCCCATTTCGAGCAAATGGGTTATGATGGCTTGGTTTGACCGCGAGGCGGCGAGCATGAGCGGAGTGCGCCCGTCGTGTGCTTGGCTTTCGATGTCGGTGCCGTTGTGGAGGGTTTGCTTTACGCCCGCGAGATCGTTGGCGAAGACTGCGGACATTAGGTGGTTCCAGGTGGCTGTGTTCGGGGGCTGGGATTTCTTCacggaggaaggaaacgGAGTGGATCGTGCTCCTGCGGTCTCCTTTTGCGTCTGGTCGTCTGGAAGGTCCTGTTTCCTGGACGCGGCGGCCTGCTGCCGTTCCTGATACTTGGAATATATCTCCTGGAAGTCTCTCGCTTTGCGCATGTCGGCTCCGTGCTGGATGAGGTAGTGCGCAATGCCGTCATACCCGGCATGAGCGGCTATGTCAAGAGCGGTTCTGTAGTCATTGTCAACTAGATTGACGTTGGCTTTCCGCTCCACGAGAATCTCCACTATATCCTGGCTCCCCTGGCCGACTGCCAGCATCAACGCGGTTGCGCCCAGTGCAGAGCGGATATCAATGACCTCCTGTGTGGACGCCAACCTGTCGATGGCTGTTAACAGCATGTTAAGGGCGTCGACATGTCCGGACTCTGCGGCGTAGTGGAGAAGCGTCTTGTTGGCGCCGTCGGAAATTTGCCGGACTATCGTTGGATGCTGCTCAAGGGTCTCCAGCAGGTAGCTGGCGTCGCCTTTCTGTATACCCCTTCGAGCCCTCTGAAATGGCGTATCGGCGCGTTGAATTGTATGCCCTGTGGCTGTGGTATCATGTTCCTGTATTGCGTTATAAGTCGTCGAAAACCCCCGGTACTTCATTCCCCTCTCTTGCTTCCAGTTCAAACTCGGTTCGGTCACGGGGCAAATAGGTTAGCATAGGTAGACGTACCGTTAAGCAATGCCTAAACCAGTTCCAGCCCCGCCTCGACTTGCGTAACAGCCTCCATGCCTGGCACGAGTCGCAGAAGGCCTCCCATGAGCCTGGCATGCCAACCACCTTCCGCACCGTCGACGGCCGCGGCAATGGCAGGCCATTGGACGCTAGCCCATGCATGTACGTTAAATGGATCTCATACGTTCCGTCCGGGATATTGACCCAGTGGCCGACATCGCAACGGCCGCAGTAGCCCTCCTTCGCGCCCCCGTAGCCACGTACCCAGCCGGGCGTAAAAAGGTCTCCCCCGAACATCGACTCTTCACGCCGGGGCACAAGGTCCGGATCTTCACTGTCAAAGTCCGCCGCCGCTGGGGTAAAGTCGTGCGGAGGTTGCCAGCCCAGTGCTAGAGCCGGCGCAGAGTCCAGGATGTGGGGTGGTGaggcctcctcttccagcgAAAGCGCCGCGAGGGCCTTCCCCATCGAGTCGATCGTCGCCGCTTCTAACAGTTTTTGAGCCTTTTCGTCGCCCTTGCCTTCTATGCCACCTGCATCGGGGGGCTCGacctcgtcgtcgtcttcttcgatcCGAGGCTCATCGTATAGCCGAGGATAGTCCTTAGGTAAAGCAAACAGCGCGAGGTGCTCCATGTGTCGCGCGATATGGTTTCTCAACTTGTtcggctggaggaggactTCCCTCTGGGCTCGTAGTTTGACGTTCAACTTTGTCTGGTAGTTGCACAGGGGACATGCAGCGGCCGAGATCCGCTGCAGTGGCTGGTTTGCGAGCGCCACCAGTGCCTCTTTTCCGACACAGCTGCTATGGAATTCGTTGGCGTGCCCTTCAAAATCCCGCAACGTCGGCAGGGAAGTATCGTCGCATAGGGGGCAGAGCCATTGCCGTCGGTGGACTTCCATCTCGTGGTTGAACCACTGGTGCCGAGACTCGAACAGCGGCTCGGGGCAGTTAGGGAATGTGCATACGTACGATGCGAGGTCCGAATGGACGTGTTTCCTTGTGATATCAGTTCCGTTTTAGTCCATAGTGACATCGGATTGATTAGGGTCTTTGCTCCTGACTTACACCCATGACCTGAGACTCTCGATAGTGATGATTGTGAAACAGAACGGGCACTCGAAGGGATTGCCGTCCGCTGAACCCGCTGGTGGCCGGGGCAGCAACATGTGCTCGTTGTCTAGttccgacgaggatgacgcTGAATAGGATGTTTCGGATCCCTCATCTCGGCCACGATCTTCACCACGGGTGGCATGCGATTCCTGGTAGAAAGTCGTTGCCTCGGTCTCTTCCCAGTCCCCTGGTGCAGATGGTGTGGGACGGTGAGAGGAGATAGGGATAGAGAAGCCAGGCACGCTAGAATCAACCTCGGTCTGTGCTAGTTCGTGTTGATCCCTCAATATCCCGCCGCCGGGctcggcagcagcagcagtggcaaGGCGCTGATGATGTCGCTTTCGATACGCAAGCCACTGTCGCCTCTGGGCGTTCGCTCTGCCCAGCCGCTCAATCAGGGGTCTGTTCTGGGCTGCGTACGGGAACACGGCTTCCACATGTGCAATGTCGAAACTCGTATCGTACTGTTTTTCCTTTGAGGATCGTGCGAATTTGGCCCGCCGCGTGGATCGGTGGATCACGATAGATAGCTTCAGGAGACTCGCGACGGTGTCTTGGATAATCAGAACAAGCTGGGCAGACTCTGTTACTAGGATGCGAGGCTGTTCGCTCTTTCGTGTTCTGCTCTGTGATGCGGACTCGGGTTCAGATCCCGAGCTGTCGCTTTCGAAGTCTTCCCCAGGATTATCGTCGTCTTCGTAGTACCATGTTTCTTGCACTTTTTCTCCGGCGACGAGCGGGTACACTATAAATTCCAGAAAGTCAGTTCTGTGGTCTCGAAGGCGCACCTCGCTGGATGCAAGAGACTCACGGTCCGTCAACGCGGCGAGAAGCTCGGTGAGAAGCCTCAAAACCTCCATACGCAGCTCGCTGTTCCGCAGGCGGTGGTCCAGAGACGACTTCTCTCGCTGCAGTGCGCCCAAATTGGCCGCCCACATGCGAAATCGTGCGAACAGATCGAGGAAGTCATGAGCCTCGAAGCCTTCTGGGAGAGGCGCCCCCGAGAGAGTGAACTTGCTCCGGGTGCATGAGAACCTGCTCCAGCATTGCGAGGAGAGCTCTGCTATGATTGGGGAATCCTGTAGAGTCGCCATCTACTCGCCGCAGCAGAACGTAGACTTTGACGCCTAGGAATTTAGGCATAGGCGCCGGGTCTTCTCAGCGGTGGGAGCCTCAACCCCTCGTCCTCTACCCCTCTTCTTCGGACCTGGTCTCAGCCT
It includes:
- a CDS encoding uncharacterized protein (transcript_id=CADANIAT00002766): MNFKYLFGYSGQASGNASWEAKASAKRADTLAKIPAEWLLPKEDLDKAANERNLTGPFINQYLSPDDIAIVEQGSVPLVEKMSAGKLSAVQVTRAFCKTAAIAHQIVGISLCTPAQLEGLFSQSQSSHHAYDDRTTACTSLKDQFHVKGNATSMGYIGWIDTYEGNPDPNLVFNVNSQVVTELLALGAVLYCKFGETVNNIIGRTLNPINQNLSCGGSSGGEGALSALHGSSVGLGTDIGGSVRIPAGFCGIFSLKPTHNRLSYRDVANVIPGQTTYASSVGVLGNTIEAIHLVLSSLISTEPWLRDPNVASLPWRQNIADETLSRAGKGGQCTSAGDKQPLKLGVLWTDGVVTPHPPVARGLRLTVDAVKKAGHRVSFLKADGGHDINRQLDLSGEPLIPQLRDSFTLRDPMSLLKYQALTIEGRDYEAAYSDYWNETANAEDGRLPTRRPLPPVFLALNPPSGMRATVVIPVTRADKNQDLADPDYAPLNELDAKNWEAYDADIYDGAPVGVQIVARKYEEEKIWAIGKLVYDCLLQQEAQ
- a CDS encoding uncharacterized protein (transcript_id=CADANIAT00002767), with the protein product MATLQDSPIIAELSSQCWSRFSCTRSKFTLSGAPLPEGFEAHDFLDLFARFRMWAANLGALQREKSSLDHRLRNSELRMEVLRLLTELLAALTDLYPLVAGEKVQETWYYEDDDNPGEDFESDSSGSEPESASQSRTRKSEQPRILVTESAQLVLIIQDTVASLLKLSIVIHRSTRRAKFARSSKEKQYDTSFDIAHVEAVFPYAAQNRPLIERLGRANAQRRQWLAYRKRHHQRLATAAAAEPGGGILRDQHELAQTEVDSSVPGFSIPISSHRPTPSAPGDWEETEATTFYQESHATRGEDRGRDEGSETSYSASSSSELDNEHMLLPRPPAGSADGNPFECPFCFTIITIESLRSWVKHVHSDLASYVCTFPNCPEPLFESRHQWFNHEMEVHRRQWLCPLCDDTSLPTLRDFEGHANEFHSSCVGKEALVALANQPLQRISAAACPLCNYQTKLNVKLRAQREVLLQPNKLRNHIARHMEHLALFALPKDYPRLYDEPRIEEDDDEVEPPDAGGIEGKGDEKAQKLLEAATIDSMGKALAALSLEEEASPPHILDSAPALALGWQPPHDFTPAAADFDSEDPDLVPRREESMFGGDLFTPGWVRGYGGAKEGYCGRCDVGHWVNIPDGTYEIHLTYMHGLASNGLPLPRPSTVRKVVGMPGSWEAFCDSCQAWRLLRKSRRGWNWFRHCLTEHDTTATGHTIQRADTPFQRARRGIQKGDASYLLETLEQHPTIVRQISDGANKTLLHYAAESGHVDALNMLLTAIDRLASTQEVIDIRSALGATALMLAVGQGSQDIVEILVERKANVNLVDNDYRTALDIAAHAGYDGIAHYLIQHGADMRKARDFQEIYSKYQERQQAAASRKQDLPDDQTQKETAGARSTPFPSSVKKSQPPNTATWNHLMSAVFANDLAGVKQTLHNGTDIESQAHDGRTPLMLAASRSNQAIITHLLEMGANIDAVDNKGWTTLMHAVTDNNQPIVDLLLSRGADANHVSPDHWAALAEAAQHGQTEIMASLLRCGADPESRSSHDWTPLMHCCYKGDEMGVRLLLGYGADVVVGSQHDETPLLLAAAAGHVEIVRILLVDARAPAEGEWARKIIEREGEDRDLRDPGAGAGAGAEVERAYPLGWTPLMVACQGGHAEVVKLLVMAGANLELRSPMEKTALEIAREHGWVDIVGILEGHGGGAGVARA